One segment of Gloeocapsa sp. PCC 7428 DNA contains the following:
- a CDS encoding DAHL domain-containing protein, producing the protein MTRVAGSSQNDRSGRSNREKRPSRLLRWNALAWVGFAILLMVLWNKANILDIHQHSDYLTLLRDSQAVDARLNQSVLEARLGQLSSYDPIVTKTAKLKQIQAKLQQIPSFVDPTERAALDQLLRRQRELLQAKEVLINQFNSQNAVLKNSLSYFPILVRTLVEKPTIAPSQSEQLNLFLQNVLLLDVLGDSEDVSAQLMQQIEQLEALEADQSNEPLKTAIAHAQLILQGQPRREALLHGILIVSTRDMSEDFAQIYYQSYQRALTTVDFYRFWFFVLCTVGVIAIAASIILKLRRSERALRQSETKFRTLLSAIPDLMMRLTADGTYLDFIPNKSFKAYLNHTERDVVGKTVFELLPAQLARERMTYIRQALKTGELQVYEYQLINDNEIQHLENRVVVSGKNEVLIIIRDITEKKKAQIELESQKAFLQQAKEAAESANKAKSIFLSNMSHELRTPLNVILGFAQLLNYGDSLTAHQQQYLDAISRSGEHLLMLINDVLEMSKIEAGRILLNETNVDLYAVIQTLQQMFQFKAESKGLQLIVEQSSDLPQYIRTDESKLRQVLVNLLGNAVKFTQTGAIVLRVQWQPDTANFHFAVSDTGVGIAPEERDRIFDPFVQTEATQQFHLNTPLQAQNGTGLGLAISRRFVQLLGGEIWVESQVGVGSTFHFTIQAQLAEGDGMLIQSSQYQVIGLEPGQPTYRILIVEDKLENRQLLVELLRPIGFEVQEAINGQEAIEQWKAWLPHLICLDLRMPVLNGYQAAQQIRAQQQNNEAPIIIAITSSAFEEDRHQALAAGCDDFVRKPFRADIIFEKIAQHLGVRYRYAAEPRSLSIRATSVLKPSELIEIDQLNHMPPAWRTQLHEAAIRVDAEAIGQLIEQIPESQADLAKALTYLVDQFQFEEIVARTKLKFTECIRSAHPNEEHFQI; encoded by the coding sequence ATGACCCGTGTTGCTGGTTCCAGCCAGAACGATCGCTCAGGACGATCCAATCGAGAAAAGCGTCCTTCTCGATTGCTGCGTTGGAACGCATTGGCATGGGTCGGTTTCGCGATTTTGTTGATGGTGTTGTGGAACAAAGCGAACATCCTTGATATTCATCAACATAGCGACTATCTCACGCTTTTACGTGACTCGCAAGCAGTTGATGCACGATTGAATCAGAGTGTTTTGGAAGCACGATTAGGACAGCTTTCCTCCTACGATCCCATTGTGACCAAAACGGCTAAACTGAAGCAGATTCAAGCCAAGCTGCAACAGATCCCCAGCTTTGTTGATCCTACAGAACGTGCTGCCCTAGATCAACTGCTACGCCGCCAACGGGAACTTTTGCAAGCCAAAGAAGTGCTGATCAATCAGTTCAATTCTCAAAATGCGGTTTTGAAAAATTCGCTGTCGTATTTTCCGATTTTGGTGCGCACGCTAGTAGAAAAACCAACAATCGCTCCATCCCAGTCTGAGCAGCTAAATTTGTTCCTTCAGAACGTTCTATTGTTAGATGTATTAGGAGACAGCGAAGATGTCTCGGCTCAACTCATGCAACAGATTGAACAACTCGAAGCACTAGAAGCTGATCAATCCAATGAGCCATTGAAAACGGCGATCGCCCATGCCCAGTTGATTCTTCAAGGACAACCCCGCCGAGAAGCCCTTCTTCATGGCATTTTGATCGTTTCAACCAGAGACATGAGCGAAGACTTCGCGCAAATTTACTATCAGTCCTATCAACGAGCGCTCACGACCGTTGACTTCTACCGATTCTGGTTTTTTGTCTTGTGTACGGTTGGGGTGATCGCGATCGCTGCATCGATTATTCTCAAACTGAGGCGTTCAGAACGGGCATTGCGACAAAGCGAAACAAAATTTCGCACGCTACTTAGTGCCATTCCAGATTTGATGATGCGCTTAACTGCCGATGGTACGTATTTAGACTTTATTCCAAATAAGAGTTTCAAAGCCTACTTAAATCATACAGAACGGGATGTAGTGGGTAAAACTGTATTTGAACTACTGCCTGCTCAGTTAGCAAGAGAACGAATGACTTACATTCGTCAAGCGTTAAAAACAGGTGAATTACAAGTTTATGAGTATCAGTTAATAAATGACAATGAAATACAACACTTAGAAAATCGAGTTGTTGTGAGCGGGAAAAACGAAGTGTTGATTATTATTAGGGACATCACTGAAAAAAAGAAAGCTCAAATCGAACTCGAGTCGCAAAAAGCATTTTTACAGCAAGCTAAAGAAGCGGCTGAATCCGCGAACAAAGCGAAGAGCATTTTTCTCTCGAATATGAGTCACGAACTCCGAACGCCATTAAATGTCATTCTTGGATTTGCCCAACTTCTGAACTATGGTGATTCGCTTACCGCTCACCAGCAACAATATTTAGATGCCATTAGCCGCAGTGGAGAACACCTGTTGATGTTAATTAATGACGTTCTAGAAATGTCGAAAATTGAAGCGGGTCGCATCCTGTTAAATGAAACCAACGTTGATCTTTATGCCGTCATCCAGACTCTACAACAGATGTTCCAATTTAAGGCAGAGTCCAAAGGACTGCAACTGATAGTGGAACAATCTTCTGATTTACCGCAGTATATTCGCACCGATGAAAGCAAACTGCGTCAAGTATTAGTCAATCTATTAGGCAACGCTGTTAAATTTACCCAAACTGGAGCGATCGTTCTGCGCGTACAATGGCAACCTGACACAGCCAACTTTCATTTCGCGGTGTCCGATACTGGCGTTGGTATTGCACCGGAGGAACGCGATCGCATCTTTGATCCCTTTGTCCAAACTGAAGCAACGCAGCAATTTCATCTGAACACACCCCTGCAAGCCCAGAACGGCACCGGACTCGGCTTGGCGATCAGCCGTCGGTTTGTTCAACTGTTGGGCGGAGAGATTTGGGTTGAAAGCCAAGTCGGAGTTGGCTCGACGTTTCACTTCACGATTCAGGCACAGTTAGCTGAGGGCGATGGCATGCTGATTCAGTCAAGTCAATACCAAGTCATCGGGTTAGAACCAGGGCAACCCACTTACCGCATCTTGATTGTGGAAGACAAACTCGAAAATCGCCAACTCTTGGTGGAGCTATTGCGTCCGATTGGGTTTGAGGTGCAGGAGGCTATCAATGGACAAGAAGCGATCGAGCAATGGAAAGCTTGGTTGCCGCACTTAATCTGCCTAGATCTGCGGATGCCTGTGTTAAATGGCTATCAAGCAGCACAACAGATTCGTGCCCAGCAGCAAAACAATGAAGCCCCGATCATCATTGCCATTACAAGCAGCGCCTTTGAAGAAGATCGACATCAGGCGTTAGCGGCGGGATGTGATGATTTCGTGCGAAAGCCGTTTCGAGCAGACATTATTTTTGAAAAAATCGCACAGCATTTAGGAGTCCGCTACCGCTATGCAGCAGAGCCAAGATCGCTGTCCATTCGCGCAACCTCGGTTCTTAAACCCTCCGAATTGATTGAAATAGACCAACTGAATCATATGCCGCCTGCTTGGCGAACCCAATTGCATGAAGCAGCAATTCGCGTAGATGCAGAGGCAATTGGGCAACTGATCGAACAAATTCCAGAGTCGCAAGCAGATTTAGCAAAGGCTTTAACCTACCTCGTCGATCAGTTTCAGTTTGAAGAAATTGTTGCAAGGACTAAGCTCAAATTCACAGAATGTATTCGTAGTGCACATCCCAACGAAGAGCATTTCCAGATCTAG
- a CDS encoding cytochrome-c peroxidase: MRLDCLDRRFQFLRKRQPQRWIALLGLIGTAILSALLWQRLQPAQIVISTQPEIVIPSSQNEPIQPIPLQVALDTNKVQLGEKLFADTRLSIDNQVSCLSCHRLDLGGADRQSRSIGATGVQMQVNTPTVFNVAHNFRFSWNGRFETLEAQIEGLDQNVMGISWEQAIAKLQQAPNYVQLFNVIYADGITLPNVIDAIAVYERSLDTPNSRFDQFLRGDYTALTVEEREGYRLFKSYGCVSCHQGVNVGGNLFQKFGVIGNYFADRGNITAADYGRYNVTGSENDRFVFRVPSLRNVAIAPPYFHDGTAQTLEQAIAVMAKYQLGRPLPQEHVRRIAQFLNTLTGEPPRSAS; this comes from the coding sequence ATGCGACTTGACTGTCTCGATAGACGATTTCAATTTTTGCGGAAGCGACAACCTCAACGCTGGATCGCTTTGCTTGGGCTCATTGGAACTGCAATCCTCAGCGCACTGTTATGGCAACGGTTGCAACCTGCCCAGATTGTCATATCAACTCAGCCAGAAATCGTCATCCCTAGCTCACAGAACGAGCCAATTCAACCGATTCCCCTGCAAGTCGCACTGGATACCAACAAAGTACAGTTAGGAGAAAAACTCTTTGCTGACACTCGCCTTTCTATCGATAATCAGGTATCTTGCCTCAGTTGTCATCGGCTTGATCTCGGAGGGGCGGATCGACAATCTCGATCCATCGGAGCAACTGGGGTGCAAATGCAGGTAAACACCCCGACGGTTTTTAATGTCGCCCACAATTTCCGGTTTAGTTGGAATGGACGGTTTGAGACGCTAGAGGCTCAGATCGAGGGGTTAGATCAGAACGTGATGGGAATTTCTTGGGAACAGGCGATCGCGAAACTTCAGCAAGCACCCAACTACGTACAACTGTTTAACGTCATTTATGCCGATGGCATCACCTTGCCTAATGTGATCGATGCAATCGCGGTTTACGAGCGATCGCTCGATACGCCGAACTCCCGCTTTGATCAGTTTCTGCGCGGCGATTACACCGCGTTAACGGTTGAAGAAAGAGAGGGCTATCGATTGTTTAAAAGTTATGGCTGCGTCAGTTGTCACCAAGGCGTGAATGTGGGCGGCAATTTGTTTCAGAAGTTTGGGGTGATTGGTAATTATTTCGCTGATCGCGGCAACATTACCGCTGCCGACTATGGACGCTACAACGTGACGGGCAGCGAGAACGATCGATTCGTGTTCCGAGTTCCGAGCCTGAGAAATGTCGCGATCGCACCGCCTTATTTTCATGATGGCACAGCTCAAACGCTCGAACAAGCGATCGCCGTGATGGCAAAGTATCAACTCGGTCGTCCCCTGCCTCAAGAACACGTTCGTCGCATTGCCCAGTTTCTGAACACGCTCACCGGAGAACCTCCAAGGAGTGCATCATGA